From one Dehalococcoidia bacterium genomic stretch:
- a CDS encoding DUF5872 domain-containing protein → MAQDDSKYTKPALRKRIFNQVKAGSKGGKPGQWSARKAQMVAQKYKAQGGGYKGGKGKKQKDLKRWGKEKWMTKKEYEKKKKD, encoded by the coding sequence ATGGCACAAGACGATTCAAAATACACTAAACCTGCCCTGAGAAAAAGAATATTTAATCAGGTAAAAGCTGGATCTAAAGGTGGTAAACCTGGTCAGTGGTCTGCTAGAAAAGCACAAATGGTTGCACAAAAATATAAAGCTCAAGGAGGAGGATATAAGGGAGGAAAAGGTAAAAAACAGAAAGATCTTAAGCGTTGGGGTAAAGAGAAGTGGATGACTAAAAAAGAATACG